The Hymenobacter sp. GOD-10R genome includes a window with the following:
- a CDS encoding helix-turn-helix transcriptional regulator, which produces MRNLLHGRQRLQEAYRHSLANPPPPGPPTIEQVFLERVRQAVEGALDNENFDVEALARELALSRTQLHRKLKALIGQAPGDFIRLVRLQRAYDLLVSGAVTVAEVAYQVGYSNPNNFSTSFARQFGCAPSEVRRRHVGAK; this is translated from the coding sequence GTGCGCAACTTGCTGCACGGCCGTCAGCGGCTGCAAGAGGCGTACCGCCACAGCCTTGCAAACCCACCCCCACCCGGCCCGCCTACCATAGAGCAAGTATTTCTAGAGCGGGTGCGGCAAGCCGTGGAAGGAGCACTAGATAACGAAAACTTCGATGTGGAAGCCCTCGCCCGCGAGCTGGCCCTGAGCCGCACCCAGTTGCACCGCAAGCTCAAGGCCCTTATCGGCCAAGCGCCCGGCGACTTCATCCGGTTGGTACGGCTTCAACGCGCCTATGACCTGCTGGTAAGTGGAGCCGTCACCGTGGCCGAAGTGGCTTACCAAGTTGGGTACAGCAATCCGAATAATTTCTCTACCAGCTTCGCACGCCAGTTTGGCTGTGCACCAAGCGAGGTTCGGCGCCGCCACGTAGGAGCCAAGTGA